A segment of the Anabrus simplex isolate iqAnaSimp1 chromosome 11, ASM4041472v1, whole genome shotgun sequence genome:
TTTCCGGCGGGGTCAGTGACTTTAATATTAAAtaggctggttgtttgtgctgtccctaacaatCCAGCATCTCATACACAACTATCCTCTTCCACAACAACATACACGACAGGGTCTGCCTACAAGGACTGCACCACGCTACAAACAGTCACACAAAATCTGACTGGTAATAGTTTCCTCACTTTCTTGTTTCAGGGAATACATTACGAGACCGGGAGCTGCTAATCAAGATGGGACTAACTTCGAGATTAAGATGTGTGCCCTGGTCTTCTTACGAGCTGTGCAGTCCAACAGCAGCTTCACAAACTTCAAAATGACATCGAACGACAAACGTGCAGGTGGCTTTGATGACATAGTGTTTTCCTACGGGAGTCCTGGCAATGAACAAAGTATCCTGGTGCAGTTAAAAACTAGTGAACACCCAATAAGTCTTACGGGAAAAAAGTCGTTGAAGAATTATTTTGAAAGTCTGGAAAAATCAAACACGTCAGCTCATTTTAAGAACTGTACATATGCTTTCTTTACAAACGCAAATGTGGAATTAACAAATAGAGTCGAATGTCTTGACTCTCCTGCAAAGAATTTGTTGTGTACAACATGGAAACCTGAAGATGTATTTAAGGTCAATATTACTGATAACATCTGTAAAGACTTTAAGAATGAAACTGGAGCTAAAGATTTTGTGGACAGGCTTTTAATATTTAGATATCAATTTGGTCCAAAAGATGTGGATGAAATTATAAAGCAGGAACTAATCAAAATGTGCAATGGCTTTGTATTTCAGTGTCACGTCATTCAGAAGAACTTCGTTGAAAAAATTGCAGCctggtgggaaaagaagaagaaaacagcaCTTGATGACAAGTGGGAAGAATGGACTGAGCTGCAAAATGAACTCCTTGGTCAGAATACACTGCTGAAAGAGATACAATTTCGTGAGGATGTTCTTTCAGATCTCGAAAATAGGGTGCTGGGTTCTGAGTATGATATAATACTCTTTAAATGTGAGAGCAATGAAGCCCAAATAGCGTGTCTAAAAGTATATCAAACCTTTATCAAAAAGGAGAAACTTCCAGTAATTTTTACTGACATCTCTGAACCTCAGAGGAGTCAGGATACGCTTTTCAGTCTCTGGTCGAATGGTGTGTGTGACGTGCTGGTCGTTACTGATGTTACGAACTGTTGCCAGAACTTAGGAGGCAATATCGTGAGGTATATTGATAACCCTCAGAAACGGAATAAGGAAAAGCTTGTCATCATCTCTAGCAGGGATGCCAAAACATTAGGGATCTCGCAAGATTTTTTAGATGAAATTGGTACAGAAATTATTAAATCTAGTTTAAACCAGTTAGATGACAAGTCACAAGCCCGATTGAAAGAGCTACCTGTCGATTTCCAGGGAAAAACAATCACACTTGGTAGTATATGGGTTGAAAAAGTTCTAGAAGGAGGTATTCTTCAAGATGTTTTAACTTCTACAAAGGTAAAGATTGGGGAAGCTATGCCTGAATCTACTGGGATATACATACCACGAACATTGTCTAAGAAGTTTGTTGTCAACGAAAAAGTTTTGCTTTCAAATGACAATTTTTTTCTCTGTGACATGAACATGCACGTCCTCAAGTTGTTATTAGCAAAAGCAAAAGGAGTGGAGAGCATAGATGAAAGATGGTTTAGTGAGAACGAACACAGATTTAATGTGAAGAGCCGTCAAGAATTTGAAGAAGCAATACGCGGATTCAAATGTTGTGCCGAATATTCATCAGAAGATCCTCTTCATTTCTTAAAAGCGTTTGGCATAGACTATTCACTTCAGTGGGTGCATTCTCATGGGAATACTGAGAACGTCCTCAACAACCTCGAGGGAGACGCATTGGTAAAATATGATTTCCTTACTTTTACCGAATGTATTAGATTTTGGAGGTCAGAGGAAGAAGACCTCGTGAGGAAACGGTTTGGGACAGTCATTGTGGCAGGTGAACCTGGTAGCGGTAAAACTGCTCTTTTGCATGAGCTGGCCAGGAGGAGGAAAGAAATCTATCCTCATCGCTGGACTATTTATATAGACCTTAACAAACATTCAGCAACCCTTGAGATGATGAAAAGAACTTCCGTAAATACTACAAATGTTCTTGACCTTTTAAGCAAACCTGCTAATCTAGATGGTTGTGAACTAGGAAAGAAATTACTGAACTACAACTTGTTGGAAAAAGGAGATGATTTGTGCATTCTATTTGATGCTTTTGATGAAATAGCGCCATCATACATTGATACAGTTATTGATATTTTGACATTCATTTGGAGAAATTTAAGACGAGCAACTTTATGCGTTGCATCAAGGTATAATGTTAAAGGAAAACTAGAAATGGAACTAAGAAGTAAAGCATTTGACATAGAACCGCTCTCTGACCAAGAACAGTTCAATTTTCTCTCTAAGTTGTGGGATGACAAGAAGGCTAAGGAGTTCCGAAGGGCATTTCTTTACAAAATACCAGTTTGGGATGGTGTTCGCCTTAGCAGCTCCCCTTTGCTCCTAAAAATGATGTGTGAAGTTTATGATGCCAGAGTCTTGTCAGACGAATCAATGTTATTAAACATTGCTAACTTATACGATACATTTATAGAGATGAAATTAGATATCTATATCAGGAACAAGCTTCGTTTACGTGGCCCTTCATCTCAAATCGATATAATTAAAGGGGATCTGCGTGAGACTTTCATGAAGCGTCATATGATTTGTTCATTGGTTGCGTTGGATATCTTAGACAATCTCAATGGGACTTTTCAGTATTTGATAATTGAGAAGGTACTGAGAATATGCCAAAATATTGAGGAGGGAAGAGAGTACTTAGGGATTATGGATTGCGTTGTTGATGGTAAGCCACATTTCCTTCATCGGACATTTGCGGAGCATTTTGCTGGTAAGTGGCTTGCCAAACATTGGAGAGGGAACGAACCGCTTATTCGGTTAAGTGTTTCCGCTTCTTGGTTAGAAATTGTTTACAAAACCTTCTCTCAGGAATTGGCCAGGGAATTGCCAGCACATCTTGCTGTACTGAATGGAGATACCAATGCCCTGGAAAGAGTGAAGGATCACTTGAACGAGACAGATGCTTTAGGAAGAACACCGCTGCATTTAGCAGTCCAGATCCGAGACAGAGGTGCCGAAGAATTGCTGCTGAAGCTACTAAAATATAAACCTAATTTAGAAGTAACCGATAGTCTGTTCGGTCTTACACCTCTGTATTGTGCAGCCGAAGCTGAATGCTGGCGTTTAGTAGGAATTCTTCTAGAGCATGGTGCTTCTGTGACTGGGAATGTGCCACATATCGAAAGCAGGAAGGAGTTTGTAGACGCCATCGAAAGGTTTGGCGGACTCTAGGTTATACTTAAATACTACGGGCTTCATTCACATTCGTAAACATAAGGTCCAAGCAGACAGTATACTTGTTCATATTTTATTGCCCAAAAGAAGACATTATCAATAAACGAAGAGAAACTTTACATTAAACTTCTTCAATCCTTTACACACCTATCACAGATGGTAATGAAAACATTTTTTAATATCTCAGAAGTATTCATTACCTCTTTCACTTACCCTCTTTTAACATGTTATACTTTGTCTATTGCATTTAAAAATTGTATCACTGTATCTTGTCCCGGAAATTTATGTTAAAGGTGCTATTTAACAGTAATCAGTGCTATGGTAAAACAAAATTGTTCATCAGGAATAGTCTCAGATTCTGCAACAGATTTAATATTTTGGTTCTATTCGTGATAAACTGGTAGAATATATTCCAtcagttcctgtaaatatttcagCATTGCAGGATTTATATTTCTTGGACCACGATATTTGCGGGGATGTGTTTCACAAGTAAGTGAAGGTCTAGCAGGTAATTTTGTTTTCGTTCTAATGTCCACAGAATCATAATTCTAAATTTCAGCATAGCTATACTTGAAACAAGGT
Coding sequences within it:
- the LOC136883173 gene encoding uncharacterized protein; translation: MSNSPQDGGPGSSTPAGEYITRPGAANQDGTNFEIKMCALVFLRAVQSNSSFTNFKMTSNDKRAGGFDDIVFSYGSPGNEQSILVQLKTSEHPISLTGKKSLKNYFESLEKSNTSAHFKNCTYAFFTNANVELTNRVECLDSPAKNLLCTTWKPEDVFKVNITDNICKDFKNETGAKDFVDRLLIFRYQFGPKDVDEIIKQELIKMCNGFVFQCHVIQKNFVEKIAAWWEKKKKTALDDKWEEWTELQNELLGQNTLLKEIQFREDVLSDLENRVLGSEYDIILFKCESNEAQIACLKVYQTFIKKEKLPVIFTDISEPQRSQDTLFSLWSNGVCDVLVVTDVTNCCQNLGGNIVRYIDNPQKRNKEKLVIISSRDAKTLGISQDFLDEIGTEIIKSSLNQLDDKSQARLKELPVDFQGKTITLGSIWVEKVLEGGILQDVLTSTKVKIGEAMPESTGIYIPRTLSKKFVVNEKVLLSNDNFFLCDMNMHVLKLLLAKAKGVESIDERWFSENEHRFNVKSRQEFEEAIRGFKCCAEYSSEDPLHFLKAFGIDYSLQWVHSHGNTENVLNNLEGDALVKYDFLTFTECIRFWRSEEEDLVRKRFGTVIVAGEPGSGKTALLHELARRRKEIYPHRWTIYIDLNKHSATLEMMKRTSVNTTNVLDLLSKPANLDGCELGKKLLNYNLLEKGDDLCILFDAFDEIAPSYIDTVIDILTFIWRNLRRATLCVASRYNVKGKLEMELRSKAFDIEPLSDQEQFNFLSKLWDDKKAKEFRRAFLYKIPVWDGVRLSSSPLLLKMMCEVYDARVLSDESMLLNIANLYDTFIEMKLDIYIRNKLRLRGPSSQIDIIKGDLRETFMKRHMICSLVALDILDNLNGTFQYLIIEKVLRICQNIEEGREYLGIMDCVVDGKPHFLHRTFAEHFAGKWLAKHWRGNEPLIRLSVSASWLEIVYKTFSQELARELPAHLAVLNGDTNALERVKDHLNETDALGRTPLHLAVQIRDRGAEELLLKLLKYKPNLEVTDSLFGLTPLYCAAEAECWRLVGILLEHGASVTGNVPHIESRKEFVDAIERFGGL